The following coding sequences lie in one Danio rerio strain Tuebingen ecotype United States chromosome 3, GRCz12tu, whole genome shotgun sequence genomic window:
- the mgat3a gene encoding beta-1,4-mannosyl-glycoprotein 4-beta-N-acetylglucosaminyltransferase a, whose protein sequence is MRVKRHKVFLVCLLGICVVSFLHYYTALHNISLLQEISSPSSHLKTLKMLRGFLWNFPTDDIPFKQDRQKSSHQKDFVDLPDLPDAKQVVTNLHKQIFELRDDSTPFFTHTESGALCFHEGTDLAALASQGRLLKHYEERTPLKDDLIKSGKKDVRCPCRQGWHGPQCGIPTVVYHSNLPSKSKVTPRKIPRRVINAININHEFDLLHTRFHELADVVDTFLVCESNFTAYGDARPLYLKHLILNGTFDYIKHKILYIFLDHFPDGGRMDGWIADDYLRTYLTKNGMARIQGLKPDDVFILNDADEIPSRDGILFLKLYDGWTEPVGIHLRKSLYGFFWRQYGTLNVLSACTAAMLFKVYKGDGIYLRRRSYYTMSGFREYENSTGRILIPWAIGSPVHYAGWHCSWCFKPEGIYYKLVSAQNGDFPRWGDYGEKRKLSYIKDLIRTGGWFDGSEPDYPPTDPKEHMYAPKYLLDNYDKYHYLLENPYAKGKR, encoded by the exons ATGAGAGTAAAGAGGCATAAGGTCTTCCTGGTGTGCTTACTGGGGATTTGTGTGGTTTCCTTCCTTCATTACTACACAGCCCTGCACAATATTTCTCTGCTGCAGGAGATCTCCTCTCCATCCAGCCATTTGAAGACTCTGAAGATGTTGAGAGGTTTCCTCTGGAACTTTCCAACTGATGACATCCCCTTCAAGCAAGACCGTCAGAAATCCAGCCATCAGAAG GATTTTGTCGACCTGCCAGATCTTCCAGATGCCAAACAGGTCGTCACAAACCTTCACAAGCAGATCTTTGAGCTTCGTGATGATTCTACACCATTTTTTACCCACACCGAGTCTGGAGCATTGTGCTTCCATGAGGGGACGGATCTGGCTGCACTTGCATCTCAAGGCAGGTTACTGAAACATTATGAGGAGAGAACCCCCCTCAAAGATGATTTAATCAAATCAGGCAAGAAGGACGTTCGGTGTCCCTGTCGTCAGGGTTGGCATGGCCCTCAATGTGGCATACCTACTGTTGTGTATCATTCCAATCTCCCATCAAAGTCGAAAGTCACACCCAGAAAAATTCCACGTCGGGTCATCAATGCCATTAACATCAACCACGAGTTTGACCTCCTGCACACGCGCTTCCATGAACTCGCAGATGTCGTGGACACATTTTTGGTTTGCGAATCCAATTTTACAGCTTATGGAGACGCAAGACCTTTGTACTTAAAGCATCTGATCCTAAATGgaacatttgattacattaagcACAAGATTCTTTATATCTTCTTGGACCATTTTCCTGATGGTGGCCGCATGGATGGCTGGATTGCGGATGATTACCTGCGCACATATTTGACCAAAAATGGAATGGCAAGGATTCAGGGCCTCAAACCAGATGATGTGTTCATCTTGAACGATGCAGATGAAATTCCTTCACGAGATGGAATTCTGTTCCTTAAACTCTACGATGGATGGACTGAACCGGTCGGGATCCATTTGCGTAAATCCTTATATGGGTTTTTCTGGAGACAGTATGGAACGCTTAACGTCTTATCCGCTTGCACGGCAGCTATGCTTTTTAAGGTTTACAAGGGTGATGGGATTTATCTTCGACGCCGGTCATATTATACCATGTCGGGATTTCGGGAGTACGAAAATTCTACGGGACGTATTTTGATTCCATGGGCCATCGGAAGCCCTGTTCATTATGCTGGATGGCACTGTTCTTGGTGTTTCAAACCAGAAGGGATTTATTACAAACTAGTATCAGCCCAGAATGGAGACTTTCCACGTTGGGGGGATTATGGGGAGAAACGGAAGTTAAGTTATATTAAAGACTTAATACGCACAGGGGGTTGGTTTGATGGGTCTGAACCAGACTACCCACCAACAGACCCCAAAGAGCATATGTATGCTCCCAAATACCTGCTGGACAACTATGACAAATATCACTACTTGCTGGAAAACCCATATGCAAAAGGCAAACGTTAA